From the genome of Mucispirillum schaedleri ASF457:
TATTTAATTATAAATCGGCTAATGATATATTTTATGAGAACTTAAACAACTGCTTAAAATGTTGCAATCGTTTTTAGATTTTACATTATATATTTAAAATTTTTACTTTACTTTTAAAATTAATTATTATACATTACTATTTCATTAATAGCGGCTTGCGTTAGAGAAAAGCGAGTAAGTCGTTAAATTTAGGAGAATAGAATGCAACTTAATGACCTTAGACCAGGACATGGTGCTAACAAAGAAAGAAAACGCAGAGGCAGAGGAACAGGCAGCGGTCAGGGAACTACTGGCGGACGCGGTAACAAGGGACAGAATGCTAGAAAAAGCGGGCAGGTTCGCGGGGGATTTGAAGGCGGTCAAATGCCATTACTTCGCCGTATTCCAAAAAGAGGCTTTAACAATACTCAATTTGCTACAGTTTATGAAATAGTTAATTTAGCAGATATTGAAGAAAGATTTGAAGCAGGCGAAGTAGTTAATGCTGAAAATTTAAAATCAAGAAGATTAGTTCACTGCAATGAAGACGGCATCAAAATATTAGGCAATGGCGAATTAACTAAAAAATTAACTTTTGAAGTTGATAAAGTTTCAAAATCTGCAGAAGAAAAAATCAAAAAAGCAGGCGGCGAAATCAAGTTAATTGAAAAAGTAAAATATACTGCTAAAAAAGACAAATAAATCTTTTCATAGAAGCCGCCTTTTATAAGGTGGCTTTTTTTATATTAATTATTCTTTTTTTATCAAATATTTATCTATAAATATGTATAAAATATGTAGATGTTTCTATATCAACACCTTAAAATAATAGAGTAAAACGGTAGACTGTTTAGTGAAAGATATATTCCATAAAATATTTGTGATGATATTATGTATATTCATAAAATAACAGCAAAGTCAATAATTCTATTTGACAGAATATTCATATATCAAGTGGATTAAAAGCAGTTTTAATTTATAAAGCAGCATAATAATAATTTTAAAAAATATATAATATTGGGATGGAAAAATATGAGCGAATACAGCTTAAAAGAACAAATAAGAGATTTGTTATCATCTTATGATTTTAAAAGACTAACACATAAAAAAGATGATGTTAATATTTTTAAAATATTAAATATATGTGAGAAAGAAAAAATTCATTCAAATTTTTTGGCTTGGCTTTTTAGTCCTTATGAAAGTCATGAGCTTAATAATATAGCATTAAAAGAATTGCTTATACAGCTTTCAAAAAAAGAAGCAGAGTATATAAGCCTGCTTTTACTAGATTATTCTGATTTAGAAGTATATAGAGAATATACAATAGATAACGGCAGAAGAATAGATATTTTAATGGAAAGTAAAAATAATAAAGTAATTTTTATTATTGAAAATAAAATATGGAGTGGAGAAGGTGATAATCAGTTAGAAGATTATAAAAATTATATAGATGAAAAATATAGTGATTATAACAGGATATTTTTATTTCTTACTCCAGAAAAAGAAAGAAAAGAAAAATATAAAGGATATATTCATATAACATATAGTATGATTTATAGTGTTCTAAATTGTGTATTACAGGAAAATCAAATTAAATTTGAGATAGGTGTAATTATAAGACAATATGAAGAAATAATAGGGAGATATATTATGGGCAGTATAGATAAAGAAATGATAGATTTATGCAGAAAATTATATGTGGCGCATAAAGAAGCATTAGATAAAATACTACAGTATGGCTTGCCAGAATATTATTATACATATTTGATTTCTGAAATATTAGAAAGAGATAGTATATATGGATGTGAAATAGTTAGGAAGTATTTAGATAAGCACTATATAATTATAATTCCAATATGTAGTGATGATATAAAAGATAAGCTAATATGTGGTGCAAATAGTGACAGAGATAATTATATACTTACAATATCAATTGAACCAAAAAAAGAATATACTGATTTATATCTACAAGTTACATTTCCAGATATAAATAATAATGAAATCCAACAAACAAATTATAAAAAAATAATTAATGCTGTAGAAAGAATTGGATTTAAGAATAAATGGAGAAATAATAAAGGTAATTGGTATAATATTATGGAAGAGCGTATCATTAATAGCCAACAAGCAGTAAATGTAGAACTTCAAAAAAAAATAAAATCTCTAACAGATAAATTTAATGATATAATAAACTGTTTTAATGAATAAAAAATATATATAGTTATTCATTGTTGCATATATTAATATATAATATAATAACCAGTATACACTGGTGAAAATGACTCTTATGATATGAAATTGTGACTGTTTATTATGAATATTTTGTAAATGAGTTTACTGATTTTTGGAATATGGCTTATAATGGGGGCAGTTGTGGTAACTTCCAACAGGAAACCACGAACCATTATAAAATAATATTATAAGCAAATTTTTAAATGCTCTATGTAGTATATATAGGTGTAATACTGTATAGAGCCATTTTTTTTTGCAGATTTCAATATTTTATTTGCAAAATCTTTTTATATATGGTATCAAATTTCTTTATAGTGTATTTTATTTAATTAAAGGCGGACAAAATGTTTAAGAAAATTGAGGAAATATTTTCTATTCCAGAATTAAGAAAGCGTATTTTAATGACCTTAATGCTTCTAGCAGTGTTTCGTATAGGTGCACATGTGCCTACTCCCGGTGTTAATGGTCATGCATTATCTCAATTTTTTCAAAATGCAGGTAACAGTTTACTAGGTTTCTTTGATATGTTTACAGGTGGTGCATTAGAAAAACTTACAGTTTTTGCAATGGGTGTTATGCCTTACATTTCAGCATCAATCATTATGGAACTTTTAGCTGTTGTTATTCCTACTCTTGCTGAGCTTAAAAAGAGAGGCAGCGAGGGCAGGGCTAAAATAACAAAATATACAAGATATTTAACAGTTGTTGTTGCAGTTATTCAAGGTCTTGCAATATCAATAGGTATTGAAAATATGAGAGCACCAGATGGCTCACCAATTGTTTTTATGGATGGCTGGCAGTTTAGATTTATTGCAACATTAACTCTTACAACTGGCACTATGTTTTTAGTATGGCTTGGTGAAAAAATAACATCTTATGGTGTTGGTAATGGTATGTCATTAATCATTATGGCAGGTATTATATCATCATTTCCTGGTGCAGTTATAAATACTTATTCATTAATGGAAACTGGCACAATTCAAATTATTCCATTAATTATAGCTGCTGCAATTATGGTTGGTGCTTTTATAGCTATTGTATTTATGGAGACTTCCCAAAGAAGACTGCCTATTCAATATGTTCGTAAAGGTAATGCTGGCGGCACTGTTAATGCAGGCAATTCTTATTTGCCATTAAGGCTAAACCCAGCAGGTGTTATTCCTATAATCTTTGCTTCTACATTAATCACACTTCCTGCTACACTTGCAACATTTATGCCGCAGGACCCACTGGTGCAAAAAACTAACTTTTTCTTTTCGCCAGAATATCCAGTATATTATGTATTAGAATTAATTTTAATTGTATTCTTTACATATTTTTATACATCAATTATCTTCAATCCAACAGATATTGCAGATAATATTAATAAATCAGGAGGTGTAATGCCGGGCAAACGCCCTGGTATTGAAACAGCTAACTATATAGACTATGTGCTTACACGCCTTACATTTGTAGGTGCAATATATTTAGCAGTAGTTTCTGTTATGCCGCAGTTATTTATTAGAGCATTTGGACTTCCTTTCTATTTTGGCGGAACAAGTCTTTTAATTGTAGTGGGTGTTGGTCTTGATGTTATTCAAAAGATAGAATCTCACTTACTTACTCATAACTATGACGGCTTTCTTAAAAAAGGCCGCATTAGAGGGAGAAATTGGTCATGAAAAACATTGTATTTTTAGGTGCACCTGGTGCAGGCAAAGGAACACAGTCTGAGTTTATTATTAAGAAGTATGGTATCATACAAATCTCTACTGGTGATATGTTAAGAGCAGCTGTTAAAGCAGGCTCACCACTTGGAAAAGTTGCAAAAGAGTATATGGATAATGGTAAACTTGTAACTGATGAAATCATTATAGGCTTAATGAAAGAAAGGCTTGCTCAGCCTGACTGCAAAAATGGATTTATATTAGATGGTTTTCCAAGAACATTAGCTCAGGCGAAAAGTTTAGATATTATGCTTCAAGAAGATATGAAAACAGAAATTACTCATATTATAAGTCTTGAAGTGCCTGATGAATATATAGTAGAAAGAATTACTGGCAGAAGAACAAGCCCTGTTACTGGTAAAATATACCATGTTAAATATAACCCACCTGCTGTTGAGGGAATGGCAGAAGATGGTAAAACACCGCTTATACAAAGAGATGATGATAAAGAAGAAACTGTTAAAAAACGCTTAGAAGTTTTCCACGAACAGGCTGATGCTTTAAAATCATACTATAAATCAACTGGTAAATTATTTATAGTTGACGGCACAAAAGCACCTGATACAGTATTTGCTGAAATAGAGGAAATACTTAAATAATGGTTGTTTTATACTCTAAAAGTGAGATAGAAAAAATAAAAGAGGCTTCTTTAGTTGTTAAAGAAGTCTTTAAACAGTTAAAAAGTTACATTAAGCCGGGAATTTCAACAAAAGATGTTGACAAACTGGTAGAAGATGTTATATACTCAATGTCCGCCATACCATCAAGCAAAGGTTATTATGGTTTTCCGGGTTCATGCTGCACATCTGTTAATAATGTTGTAGTGCATGGAATACCAGATGATAACACTATACTGAAAGATGGCGACATTATAAGTGTTGATGTGGTAGCCAATAAAAACGGCTTTCACAGTGATGCTTGCAGAACATTCCCTGTTGGGAATATTAGTGCGGAAGCAGAGTGTCTTATAAAAGTTACAAAAGAGGCTTTTTTTAAAGGCATAGAGTTTGCAAAAGTGGGAAACAGAATTTCTGATATTTCTCACGCTATCCAAACCCATGTTGAAGCGGCTGGTTTTGGTGTTGTTAGAGAATACCAAGGGCATGGAGTTGGAAGAAATATGCATGAAGAACCATCTATTCCAAACTATGGCAGGCCAAACCGTGGTTTTAGATTAAAGTCTGGTGCGGTATTGGCAATTGAGCCAATGGTTACTTATGGTAACTATTCCATTAAAGTGTTAGCAGATAAATGGACAGCAGTTACTGTGGATAATTCTATTGCAGCTCACTATGAGAATACAGTGGTAGTTACAAATGATAAACCGCTTATTCTAACAATTGAAGATGAAGCCTAAATTTTGGTTTCACAACGCAGTGTTGAGGAGAAGAGAACATAATGAGTAAAAAAGATGACGTTATTGAAACATCAGGCATAGTAGCAGAGGCACTGCCAAATGCTCAGTTTAAAGTTACTCTTGAAAATCAACATACCATACTTGCCCATTTATCAGGCAAGATGAGAATGAACTTCATCAGAATCTTACCTGGTGATAAAGTAACTGTTGAACTTTCACCTTATGATTTGACGAAGGGCAGAATAACATATCGGCAGAAATAAACGGAGCAGACAAATGAAAGTAAGAGCTAGCGTTAAACCGATTTGCAGCAAATGCAAGATTGTGAAAAGGAAAGGGGTAATCAGAATAATCTGTGAAAATCCCCGCCACAAACAGAGACAAGGCTAAGGAGGCGGATAGTGGCGCGAGTAGCCGGAGTTGACATTCCAAATAACAAGAAAGTAGAAATCGGTCTTACCTACATTTATGGAGTAGGTAGAAGAACAGCCCGCAAACTTATCGAAGAAACAGGTATCGATAGCAACAAGAGAGTGGCTGAGTTAACAGAGCAGGAAATTTCCTCAATCAGAAAATTATTAGAGGAAAACTATAAGGTGGAAGGTGATTTACGCAAAGAAATCGGCCTTGCTATCAAACGCCTTATGGAAATAAACTGTTACCGCGGCTGGAGACATAAAATGGGTCTTCCAGTTAGAGGGCAAAAAACTCGTTCTAATGCAAGAACTCGTCGTGGTCTTGCTGGTAAACGCGGTATAAAAAGGAAGTAAAACTTGATAGTGGTCTTATTATAAGACACTGCACAGATATTAGCTGGACTACTTGTTAAAGGGTATTCAATGCATGTTAATAGTCTGTCAAAATGCTACTTTGGAGGAACCATGGCAGGTCCTAGAAAATCAGGTAAAAAAGAGAAAAAGAGCGTCCCAAGGGGTATAGCTCATATTAATTCTACATTTAACAACACTCATGTTGCTTTTACTGATGTAAAAGGTAATGTAGTATGCTGGGCAACTGGCGGAACAGAAAATTTTAAAAACTCAAGGAAATCCACTCCTTTTGCTGCTCAACTTGCAGCTGAAAATGCAGCTAAAAAAGCTGTTGATTTCGGTATGAGAGAAGTTGAAGTTAGTATTAAAGGTCCGGGTTCTGGTAGAGAAAGTGCTATTAGAGCAATTCAAGCAGCTGGAATCAAGATTACTGTTATTAGAGACATTACACCCGTTCCACATAACGGATGCCGTCCTATTAAGAAAAGAAGAGTTTAGGAGAGGATACCTTGGCTAGATATACAGGTGCAAACTGCAAACTATGCAGACGCGAAAATATGAAGCTTTTTCTTAAAGGTGAGCGTTGTTACAAAGACAAATGTGCTTTTGAAAGAAAAGAATACGCACCAGGTCAACATGGCAAAATGCATAAAAAATTAAGCGACTATGGTGTTCAGCTTCGTGAAAAACAAAAAGCAAAAAGAATTTACGGCGTATTAGAATCTCAATTCCGCAGATATTTTGAGAAAGCGTCTTCTGTTGAAGGCATTACAGGTGAAATTTTACTTCAATTTTTAGAACGCCGTCTTGATAATGTTGTTTACAGAGCAGGTTTTGCTTCAAGCCGTAAAGAAGCTCGTCAGATGGTAAAACATGAACATTTTACTGTAAATGGCAAAAAAGTAAGTATTCCATCATTCTTAGTTAAATCTGGAATGGTAGTAGAAGTTAAAGAAAAAAGCAGAAACCATGCAAGAATAATTGAATCTCTTGATACTGCTGTAGGTAGAGGAATTCCAGAATGGATAACTCTAGATAAGCAAAACTTTAAAGCAGAAATTAACCGTCTGCCAGAAAGAACTGATATCGCTTACGATATTCAGGAATCGCTCATCGTAGAGCTCTACTCTAAATAACGCTTTTAAAGCGGAGGATGCATTACCTATGATAATGATGAATTTTAGGAATTTAATAAAACCTAAAAGTATTGAACCGGTTGGTCAGATTTCAAGCACTTCTGGCAAATTTATTATTGAGCCATATGAAAAAGGGTTTGGAACAACTATTGGTAACGCTTTAAGACGAGTTATGCTTTCTTCTATTGAAGGCACAGCCGTTGTTGGTGTGCGTATTTCCGGAGTTACAAATGAGTTTTCAACTATTCCAGGCGTCATTGAGGATGTAGTAGAGATTCTCTTAAATATTAAAGACCTTACATTATGTTCTTGTATACCAGAACAGACTAAGGTTTTTATTAAGAAAAAAGGCAAAGGTCCTGTTACTGCAGGAGATATCCAGAGCGACGGCACAGTAGAAGTGCTTGACCCAGAACAACATATTTTAACAATAAGCGATGATAACCTTGATTTATATATGGAGCTTATTGTAGAAAGAGGTATTGGATATGTTCCTAGCGGCGAATTTGAAAATAAATTCAATAACGAAATTGATATAATGCCTGTTGACGCTATATTTACTCCAATTAAAAGAGTAAATTATCATGTAGAAAATGCTCGTGTTGGGCAAAGTACTGATTATGATAAGCTGATATTAGAAATTGATACTGATGGTTCTGTTAGACCAGAAGAAGCAATGGCTTTTGCAGCAAAAATAGTTAAAGACTACATGACTCAGTTTATAAACTTTGAAGAAAAAGATGAAGAAGAGGCAGATGTTGAAGAGAACAGAGGAAACAGCCAGATTCTTGAAATGCTTGATAACAGTATTGAAGAATTAGAGCTTTCTGTTCGTGCATATAACTGTCTTAAAAATGCTAATATTAAAACTCTCCATGAGCTGTGCAGCAAAACTGATGGTGAAATGCTGAAAACTAAAAACTTTGGCAGAAAATCACTGGAAGAAATTAAAAAAGTTCTTTCTGACTTAGGTTTAAGCCTTGGTATGGATTTAGAGAGTTTAGGCTATAAGAAAAAGGATACTGAGGTTGAATAATGAGACACAATGTGGTTAATAACAAGTTTAGAATGAAGACATCTCACCGTATTGCTACTTTTCGTAATATGACAGTGTCTTTAATAGAAAATGGTAAAATTGAAACTACACTTGATAAAGCAAAAGTTTTAAGAGGTGTTGTGGAGCCATTAATCACTCTTGCTAAAAAAGGCGATGTTCCTGCAAGAAGATTAGCTCTTAAAAAACTCCCACATGCTGTAAGTGTTAGAAAACTTTTCCATGAAATTGCTCCTGTTTTCAAAGACAGAAATGGCGGATATACTAGAGTATTAAAAACTGGTCGTCGTCAGGGCGATAATGCTGAAATGGCAATAATTGAATTTGTAGAAGAAATCAAACAATAATTTAAGGGGCTTTTAAAAGCCCCTTTTTTATCTTCCTGATACTTTATTTCTGTATTTATTATTATTTTTATTTCCTTTTATATATTTTTTCAATTTATTTATAATGAGTATATATTGTATCCAGATAGTATATACTATAATTGTATTATAAAAAAGTTATTAAATATCCGTATCAAGATTTTACATATATTTAATAATGCTCTTTATTAGATTTAGCTGATATTCCCATATTATTTTACTATATAAAATCTTCAACCAGTATGCAAAGTATTTTTATGGAATGATTTGCTTGTCTGAAAGTTTTAAGCATAGCAGGCTGCAGCACAATGCGAGTGTTTTTGCTGGGACAAGATTTCTTTGAGAGAGTGGCTGGAAGTGAAAATATTAGCTGGAATAGTATTAGATAAAACATATTAATACAAATGTTTCTGACTTATTAAGACATTATCATAGTTTAAATATATCTAGCTTAATGTGTTCTAGATTTACTCAAAATCTTGTGTATAAGTCATTTTGAGCCTGATTTTATAGGCGAAAAATCTAAATTATATATATTGCAATAGTGTATAATATGTTTAAATTATTTATTGTTTTTAGATACTTCGCTTAAAAGTCAAGCTCAGTAATACAAAATCGTAATAGTTATTATCATGAATAAAGTGTTATATACTCACATTTATTATGGTAAACAATATATAATTATCACAGTAATTCACATATTATCATTTGAGCATAGCGAAAAATCTAAATTATATATATTGCAATAGTGTATAATATGTTTAAATTATTTATTGTTTTTAGATACTTCGCTTAAAAGTCAAGCTTAGTAGGACATAATAGTTATTATCATGAATAAATTATTATATACTCACATTTATTATAGTAAACTATATATAATTATCACAATAATTCACATATTATCATTTGAGCGTAGCGAAAAATCTATAATTATATATATTGCAATAGTGTATAATATATTTAAATTATTTGTTTTAGATACTTCGCCAAAGCCTCAGTATGACTTATTTACTTTCATTATTTTTATAATTATTTTACATACACTAAATAAGATTATCTTTATTGTTTAACATTAAAATAGCGAACTTGTATGATACGGCTTAGATGAAATGGCAGGAGTTCTGTAAAATACAGAACTCAAACCATATAAAATTATAAAATTTGTCCAAAAATTTGGTTTACTCTTACAATTAGAGCTTTTAAATTTATAAGTTTTATATAAACTTATTTTGTAATGCTTTTTACTAATTCTGTAAAAGCTTCAGGAGCATTTATAGCCATTTCTGAAAGAACTTTACGGTTTAAATCTATACCAGCTTTTTTCAGATTACCCATAAGTTTGCTGTATGAAGTATTGTTTAATTTAGCAGCAGCAGAAAGACGAGTAATCCATAATCTTCTCATATCTCTTTTTTTCCTGCGTCTGTCTCTGTAAGCATAGCATAAAGCTCTCTCAACAGTAGGGCGGGCAATATTATAAACTGTCCTTCTTCTGCCTCTGAATCCTTTTGCTAATGCAAGTATGTTTTTTCTTCTTCTTCTGGTTTTATAACCACCTTTAGCTCTAGGCACTTGTTCCTCCTTGTTAAGTCTCTTTTTGACTTAGGTTATTTGTTTTTGCCTGTCATACGGCGGCCTAATGCCGTATACATAGCGGATTAAGTTATAAGATAATAATCTTAAGCATAAGGCATAATGCGGCGCATGTTTGCAGCCACTGTGTCAGTGATAACGCCTGTTTCTTTTAACTGACGCTTACGCTTTCTACTTAAACCAGTAGCAATGTGTCTCATTCCTTGTTTTTTGAAGATGAGCTTACCATTAGCACTAATTTTAAAGCGTTTTTTTGCACCCTTATGGGTTTTCACTTTGTGCATAGCCATGTTGACTCCTTTATAGTTTCTAGCTTTACAAAATTAAGCGTTTATTTAGCTGCCTTTGGGGCAATAATTATCATCTGCTGTTTGCCTAATATTTCAGGTTTTTTCTCCATAGTGCCTAAATCTTCTACATCTACTGAGATTTTATTTAAAAGTTCGGTGCCAGAGTCAAGAAACATTATTTCTCTGCCGCGATAGCGGATAATTATCTTGACTTTATCACCATCAGTTAAAAAGCGTCTTATATGTTTTAATTTAACATTATAATCATGCTCTTCAATTTTAGGGCGGAATTTAATTTCTTTAATATCAACCTGATGTTGACGCTGTTTTTTGCGAGCCTCTTTTTCTTTTTTGTTTTTTTCAAACTTGTATTTGCTGTAGTCCATAATACGACATACAGGCGGCTTTGCATTAGCAGCAACTTCCACTAAATCCAGTCCTTTATCCTTAGCAGCACTAATTGCTTCATGTAACGATAAGATACCTAGAGCCTGTCCACTGTCATCAATAAGACGAACTTCTGTGGCAGTTATCTCATCATTAATCCTTTCTTTGTCTCCATCTTTAACTGACGGTATGATACACCTCCATAAGAGAAATAATTCCCTTAAAAACCTTTCTAGCCTATATATATAATATTATTCAGCCCACAATTCAAGAGATTTTGAATCTACTAATGATTGTAATACACTAATATATGCAGAAAAATCAAGATTATTTTTTGTTTCTCCATTTCTTAAACGGACAGAAACTTTATTTTCATTCATTTCATTGTTTCCAACAACTATCATATGCGGCACTTTTTCCATTTGTGCTTCTCTGATTTTGTAGCCTATTTTTTCATTTCTTAAATCTTTTTCTACTCTTATGCCAGCCTGTTTTAATTTTCTGTATAAAGTTTCTGCATATTCTGCACTTTCATCTGTAATATTCATTATTTTAACTTGAACAGGGGAAATCCATACAGGAAAAGCTCCAGCAAAGTGCTCAATTAATACCCCTAAAAATCTATCAACAGAACCTAATATAACCCTGTGCAGCATAACTGGGCGGTGTTTTTCACCATCTTGACCAATATAGCTTAAATCAAATCTTTCTGGCAGGTTAAAATCGCACTGGATAGTTGCACACTGCCAAAGTCTGCCAATAGCATCTTTTAATTTAATATCAATTTTAGGGCCATAGAAAGCACCATCACCTTCATTAATTGTATATTTCAAACCTTTATCTTCAAGGGCATCAATCAATGCTTTTGTTGCAGTATCCCATACTTCAACTGAGCCTATAAATTTTTCTTCTGGTCTTGTAGATACTGTATGTATAAATTCAAAACCAAAAATATCCATTACAGTTTTAACAAAATCTAATATGTTTGTGATTTCTTCTAAAAGCTGGTCTTGACGGCAGAAAATATGTGCATCATCTTGAGTAAATGCTCTAACACGCATAAGTCCATGTAACACACCTGATTTTTCGTGCCTGTGCACTGAGCCAAGCTCAAAATATCTTAATGGTAAATCTCTGTAACTGTGTAAATCATTTTTATATATCATAATGTGAGATAAGCAGTTCATTGGTTTAATGCCAAATTCCACACCATCTATCTCTGTAAAATACATATTTTCCTTATAGTTATCATAGTGTCCTGAGCATACCCACAAGTCTTTTTTAAGTATTGTAGGACCGTAAACTATGTCATAACCTCTTTTGATATGTTCTTCCCTTTCAAACTGCTCTAAAACTGCTCTAAGCATACCACCACGCGGCAGATATATAGGAAAACCTGCTCCTGCATCTTCTTCTATTGTAAAAAGTTTAAGCTGTTTGCCAAGGCGTCTGTGGTCGCGTTTTTTAGCTTCTTCAAGCATATTTAAATAGTCATCAAGCTCTTTTTTAGAAAACCATGATGTGCCATATATTCTTTGAAGCTGTTTATTTTTTTCATCACCTCGCCAGTATGCTCCAGCAACTGATAACAGTTTGAAATGCTTTATTTTGCCAGTAGATGATATATGCGGACCACGGCAAAGGTCAGTAAAATCACCCTGTTCATAAAGAGAAACTGTATCAACACCTAAATCTTTAATAATTTCAACTTTATATTTTTCATCTTCTTTTGTGAAACGGTCTATTGCTTCACTGGAAGATATTTCTTTTCTAGTAACAGCAATATTTTCAGCAGAGATTTTTGCCATTTCCTTTTCTATTTTTTCTAAATCTTCCACAGTAAATGGAGTGTCTCTGTCAAAATCATAATAGAAGCCGTTTTCTACAACAGGTCCAATAGTAACTTTTGTTTCAGGATAAAGCCTTAAAACAGCCTGAGCCATTAAGTGAGCTGTAGAGTGTCTAAGTATCTCTAATGCTTCCTTATCAGATTCTGTTAATATTTTTATATTATCTTCATTATGGAGTGCAGTATTTAAATCAACAATTTTATCATTAACAACACCTGCTACTGCTTTTTTTGCGAGGCTGTTAGAGATTTTTTTGGCAGCATCTAATATAGTAGAATTATCTTCTAGTTCTATTTTACCACCATCAGGTAATGTTATATTCATAATTAGCTCCTTATACATTTGCAGTTGTATGAGCTGCTATCTTAAAAAATATAGGCGAGAGCGGGATTGAACCGCTGACATTTGCCACGTCAAGGCAACGCTCTCCCACTGAGCTACACGCCTAAAAGATTATACAGTAAATAAAGTTTATAATAGGAAAAAATAGAATAGTCAATAAAAATCATATTATTTTATTCAAAAATGATTACTATTTTGGTGGAAAATATTTAAGAGCGATTTTTTTTCCTATAATCTGCCCTGCAATGCCAAAAATCATAAATATAAACACATACCAGAATGAAAACCCTGCAGAGCGGCGAAGTATAGCAGCAACAGGTATTGGTGCATGAATAGATAAAAACCACATAATACTGTATGATGTAA
Proteins encoded in this window:
- a CDS encoding DNA-directed RNA polymerase subunit alpha, whose translation is MIMMNFRNLIKPKSIEPVGQISSTSGKFIIEPYEKGFGTTIGNALRRVMLSSIEGTAVVGVRISGVTNEFSTIPGVIEDVVEILLNIKDLTLCSCIPEQTKVFIKKKGKGPVTAGDIQSDGTVEVLDPEQHILTISDDNLDLYMELIVERGIGYVPSGEFENKFNNEIDIMPVDAIFTPIKRVNYHVENARVGQSTDYDKLILEIDTDGSVRPEEAMAFAAKIVKDYMTQFINFEEKDEEEADVEENRGNSQILEMLDNSIEELELSVRAYNCLKNANIKTLHELCSKTDGEMLKTKNFGRKSLEEIKKVLSDLGLSLGMDLESLGYKKKDTEVE
- the rplQ gene encoding 50S ribosomal protein L17; this translates as MRHNVVNNKFRMKTSHRIATFRNMTVSLIENGKIETTLDKAKVLRGVVEPLITLAKKGDVPARRLALKKLPHAVSVRKLFHEIAPVFKDRNGGYTRVLKTGRRQGDNAEMAIIEFVEEIKQ
- the rplT gene encoding 50S ribosomal protein L20, whose protein sequence is MPRAKGGYKTRRRRKNILALAKGFRGRRRTVYNIARPTVERALCYAYRDRRRKKRDMRRLWITRLSAAAKLNNTSYSKLMGNLKKAGIDLNRKVLSEMAINAPEAFTELVKSITK
- the rpmI gene encoding 50S ribosomal protein L35, whose protein sequence is MAMHKVKTHKGAKKRFKISANGKLIFKKQGMRHIATGLSRKRKRQLKETGVITDTVAANMRRIMPYA
- the infC gene encoding translation initiation factor IF-3, translating into MYRLERFLRELFLLWRCIIPSVKDGDKERINDEITATEVRLIDDSGQALGILSLHEAISAAKDKGLDLVEVAANAKPPVCRIMDYSKYKFEKNKKEKEARKKQRQHQVDIKEIKFRPKIEEHDYNVKLKHIRRFLTDGDKVKIIIRYRGREIMFLDSGTELLNKISVDVEDLGTMEKKPEILGKQQMIIIAPKAAK
- the thrS gene encoding threonine--tRNA ligase, with protein sequence MNITLPDGGKIELEDNSTILDAAKKISNSLAKKAVAGVVNDKIVDLNTALHNEDNIKILTESDKEALEILRHSTAHLMAQAVLRLYPETKVTIGPVVENGFYYDFDRDTPFTVEDLEKIEKEMAKISAENIAVTRKEISSSEAIDRFTKEDEKYKVEIIKDLGVDTVSLYEQGDFTDLCRGPHISSTGKIKHFKLLSVAGAYWRGDEKNKQLQRIYGTSWFSKKELDDYLNMLEEAKKRDHRRLGKQLKLFTIEEDAGAGFPIYLPRGGMLRAVLEQFEREEHIKRGYDIVYGPTILKKDLWVCSGHYDNYKENMYFTEIDGVEFGIKPMNCLSHIMIYKNDLHSYRDLPLRYFELGSVHRHEKSGVLHGLMRVRAFTQDDAHIFCRQDQLLEEITNILDFVKTVMDIFGFEFIHTVSTRPEEKFIGSVEVWDTATKALIDALEDKGLKYTINEGDGAFYGPKIDIKLKDAIGRLWQCATIQCDFNLPERFDLSYIGQDGEKHRPVMLHRVILGSVDRFLGVLIEHFAGAFPVWISPVQVKIMNITDESAEYAETLYRKLKQAGIRVEKDLRNEKIGYKIREAQMEKVPHMIVVGNNEMNENKVSVRLRNGETKNNLDFSAYISVLQSLVDSKSLELWAE